The DNA region AACTATGCCGCCGCGATGAGCGCGCTCGAGCAGTCCCTGCGCAGCCGCTCCGGCTCGATGGTCTATCTCGATGTCGAGCCGCTGCTCGACCCGCTGCGCGGCGATCCGCGCTTCGAGCGGCTCCGCCGCATGGCCGGCCGCAGCGCCGAATAGCACAGCGGTGCCGGCACACGCCGGGGCCCCTTGCCTGCCCTCCCCAAACCCCGGGACCTGGCCGTGACCATGCTCTGGGCACTTCTGGTCGCGTACGGCGTGCTGGCGCTCCTCGCCCTCCTGTGGTCGGAACGCCTCATATTCCAGCCGCCGCCCGCCAGCTACGGCCCGGCCCCAGACCTCTTGAGCCTCACCACCAGCGACGGGGTCGCGCTCGCGGCGCTGTACCTCCCCAACCCCGACGGGCGCTACACGCTCCTCTACAGCCACGGCAATGCCGAAGACCTGGGCGATGCGCGGCCGGGCCTCGAGGCGCTGCGCGACCTGGGCTTCGCCGTCTTCGCCTACGACTACCGCGGCTACGGCCGGAGCAGCGGCCGCGCCTCCGAGGCCGGGGTCTACCGGGATGTCGAAGCGGCCTACCAGTACCTGACCGGCCCGCTGGCGGTGCTCCCCGAGCGGATCATACTCCACGGCATTTCCGTGGGGAGCGGGCCGGCGGTGGAGCTGGCAACCCGGCGGCCCGTCGCCGGGCTCATCCTGGAAGGCGCCTTCGCCAGCGCCTTCACTGTGCTTACGCGCGTGCCCCTCTTCCCTTTCGACCGCTTCCGCAACCTTCGGAAGCTGGGCCGCGTGCACTGCCCCGTGCTGGTCATCCACGGCACGGCCGACGAGGTCATCCCCTTCGCCCACGGCCGGAAGCTGTTCGCCGGCGCACAGGCGCCCAAGCAGCACCTGTGGGTCCGCGGCGCCCGCCACAACGACCTGCGCCTGGTGGCCGGAGAGAGGTACGGCCGAGCCCTCCAGGAATTCGAGGCGACGCTGCCGGCCCCAACCAGCGGTTACTAACCCGGGGCTTGCCGGCGAGCGTCGCCGACCGGGCCAGGTTCCCCCTGCTTCCCAAGCGGTTTACTCCCCCGGCGCCGCAGGCGCCGCAGGCGCCGGCTCCCGCTCGGCGGCGCGCTGCGCAGGTTCTTCCGGACGACGAGTGATATGGCTCGACCGTCGCGCCGCCGAGCTTCATGGCGGTCTTCGCTTTACGCTGCGCCACCAGCCGATCGGCGAGCGAGACCTGCTCATCGCCGCCATCGCAATCGCGAACGACATCAGGCTGGTGACGGCTAACACAGGCGAGTTCCGGCGCGTCCCCGGCCTCCGCGTGGAGGACTGGCGCCGCTGACACCGCTCCCTGAACGGCGGCGAGGACTCCTAGCGTGTCATGGGATCCTCTCGGTAAAGGGTTGAGAGGATCAGACAGCGCGCTGCCAGATTGATCAATCACACGGCGTTGAGAACCGGCTGGTGGACTCGCAGTGCTATCCGCCGAAGGCGGATTGAGTTCAACAGGCGGCTGCACTTGTCGGCGGCCGCGGTAGTATCTGCACTGATCGAAACGACCTCGCGCGGCCGCCGCAAGTGAGCCGCAAGGCGTTAGAAAGTGCGGCGAGCGTTGCGCATGTAGTCAGCCGGAGGTACTACGAGAATACCAGCGATCCGCTTGTGAAAATAGGGGCCAAAGTGCTGGAGATCACCAGTGATCAGATGCGTGGCTTCCGCGGCGATCGCTCCACCAATGATTGGCCAGTCTTTGTCCGGCAGCGTGACGCCTTGGCGAACTGACTCGGGGACAGTACCCGTCTGCACGAGCTGTACTGGCCCGAGTAGCTGTTGTAGCCGCTCTCTTTGCTCTCCCGTCGATAGGTTTCTCTCCGCCTCCTCCACCGCGTACGGTGACGTTGAGAGCGCTACGTTCTCCAGCGACCACAGAGCGCCGACTCCGGCGCCCTGGCGGTATGCCGCCGAGAAGAGCACGTTGGCGTCCAAGAAAAGACGGTCCACCGGTTCGGTGAGCTACGGACGATGGTGGTCTATCGAATCGGGATCGAGGCCCAGCTTCCGCACCTCATTCCGAGCCCGGGCATAGTCATCATCATCCACGGCGTTGGAAAGCAGGAACTCGGCGCGCCGTTCGGCGGAGTACATCTCGATGGGTACCGTGACGGCGGGCCGGATGAGGATACCCTCCTCCGTCTCCTCAGCGATGACCGTGCACCCCTCGGTAAGGCCGAACCGGCGCCGCAGCCGCGCGGGGATGACGAGGGTTCCCCTCTTACCGACCCGACCAGATTCAGAAATCGGCATGCCATCTCCTCCTTCATGCTCTCAGAATATCAGACATCCGGGCAGCCTCGTCAAGGGCTTGTCCCGGATCCAGGAGCCGTCGGCGAGGGGAAGGCCCCACACCGCGGCCTCGTGGGTCTGGGCGCTAG from Gemmatimonadota bacterium includes:
- a CDS encoding alpha/beta hydrolase translates to MLWALLVAYGVLALLALLWSERLIFQPPPASYGPAPDLLSLTTSDGVALAALYLPNPDGRYTLLYSHGNAEDLGDARPGLEALRDLGFAVFAYDYRGYGRSSGRASEAGVYRDVEAAYQYLTGPLAVLPERIILHGISVGSGPAVELATRRPVAGLILEGAFASAFTVLTRVPLFPFDRFRNLRKLGRVHCPVLVIHGTADEVIPFAHGRKLFAGAQAPKQHLWVRGARHNDLRLVAGERYGRALQEFEATLPAPTSGY
- a CDS encoding DNA-binding protein translates to MDANVLFSAAYRQGAGVGALWSLENVALSTSPYAVEEAERNLSTGEQRERLQQLLGPVQLVQTGTVPESVRQGVTLPDKDWPIIGGAIAAEATHLITGDLQHFGPYFHKRIAGILVVPPADYMRNARRTF
- a CDS encoding AbrB/MazE/SpoVT family DNA-binding domain-containing protein; translation: MPISESGRVGKRGTLVIPARLRRRFGLTEGCTVIAEETEEGILIRPAVTVPIEMYSAERRAEFLLSNAVDDDDYARARNEVRKLGLDPDSIDHHRP